The following are from one region of the Phycisphaerae bacterium genome:
- a CDS encoding protein kinase, whose product MTASPTTTTPCPDPDLIVRLSGNDLAPDRAAAVEEHLVVCRACMQRLIAAGQRPSFPKIEPYHIVAELGRGRFGVVYKAWRLNERPHLVALKILTGVGEAEQRRFEREAAVLARLDAPGIIKCLDHGMLDGRPYYVMDFVDGEHLDEHLVYQARTIDERLAVFARVCRVVAAAHAAGVVHRDLKPRNILIDAAGQAHVLDFGICALGPAEWSSSLRQTITQVGDLIGTLKYMSPEQAWGGASGPVDHRSDIWALGVMLYELVTDGQYPYELGGTPEKSGHEALLERIRHEMPRRVRLRHLPRGRDLEILLERTLAWDPRYRLDSALTLAEDIDRYLQGERIRTRAPSPASRVQRLAVGAAVRARWAVLAATVTVAVAFVFFSARLLDIRWKEPAIANDTGASAAAPMTDPRERIALVGVFDESIPAVLSYAEREQIPGVTQDVRTWRAVHGKLMQRLSQAQPLALLWDYYFATPREGDDEVLAAGANALTRAGVPVIFAAAQYDGAGRPVLSPILLAHLEQPPRNGSIVARDMKERQSQFVLASRRADGRVIPHVALTAYAAVREPACRLEIEWSEERSRQLELLYRAEPNLYLRERDILEAEIPVQTFKGKQAVQAGDIIAYASFPLSPPRYWQDRVIPYEMLLGVESDALAALVNNRAVLIADFRASRPGFPADRHTVYDEGEWKAEVPGGTLLADFLAGLLGRPALRTAFPLPWMSLALVILAALAGCFCAVTVARSTRGSRIAFRRLTVSAALVGAVAGLLLAGASQSSFTVQLALATASLSLAMLLAMGVEFARNRHRLPVAPALADGHMLGTAADTLSLNRPRATAPPSGP is encoded by the coding sequence GTGACGGCGAGTCCGACTACCACCACGCCCTGTCCCGATCCGGACCTCATCGTCCGGCTGAGCGGGAACGATCTTGCCCCTGATCGAGCCGCGGCCGTGGAGGAGCACTTGGTCGTCTGTCGGGCTTGCATGCAGCGGCTCATCGCCGCCGGTCAGCGGCCTTCATTCCCCAAGATCGAGCCCTATCACATTGTCGCGGAACTCGGGCGCGGACGTTTCGGCGTGGTCTACAAAGCCTGGAGGCTAAATGAACGGCCGCACCTCGTCGCGCTCAAAATCCTGACGGGCGTCGGAGAAGCCGAGCAACGCCGCTTCGAACGCGAAGCCGCCGTTCTCGCAAGGCTCGACGCCCCGGGTATCATCAAGTGCCTGGACCATGGCATGCTCGACGGGCGCCCGTACTACGTCATGGACTTCGTCGACGGCGAGCACCTGGATGAGCATCTCGTCTATCAGGCCCGAACGATCGATGAGCGCCTGGCCGTGTTCGCCCGCGTATGCCGAGTTGTCGCCGCCGCTCATGCCGCGGGTGTCGTTCACCGCGATCTCAAGCCGCGCAATATTCTGATCGATGCTGCGGGACAGGCCCACGTCCTCGATTTCGGCATCTGCGCACTCGGGCCCGCGGAATGGAGCAGTTCGCTCCGTCAGACGATCACGCAGGTGGGCGACCTGATCGGCACGCTCAAGTACATGTCGCCCGAGCAGGCCTGGGGCGGCGCCAGCGGGCCCGTCGATCACCGCAGCGACATTTGGGCCTTGGGTGTCATGCTCTACGAACTGGTCACCGACGGGCAGTACCCCTATGAACTCGGCGGGACGCCGGAGAAATCGGGCCACGAGGCGCTGCTCGAGCGCATCCGCCACGAAATGCCCCGTCGCGTCCGACTTCGACACCTTCCGCGCGGGCGCGACCTCGAGATCCTTCTGGAGCGCACCCTCGCCTGGGATCCGCGTTATCGACTTGATTCCGCACTCACCCTGGCCGAGGACATCGACCGCTACTTGCAGGGCGAGCGCATTCGCACGCGTGCGCCCTCGCCCGCTTCGCGCGTCCAGCGCCTCGCTGTGGGCGCGGCCGTTCGGGCCCGATGGGCGGTGCTCGCGGCGACCGTCACGGTTGCGGTTGCCTTCGTATTTTTCTCCGCCCGGCTTCTGGACATCCGCTGGAAGGAACCGGCGATTGCCAATGATACGGGGGCGTCGGCCGCGGCACCCATGACCGATCCGCGCGAGCGTATCGCCCTGGTCGGCGTGTTCGACGAGAGCATACCGGCGGTACTGAGCTACGCCGAGCGGGAGCAGATTCCCGGCGTCACGCAGGACGTGCGTACGTGGCGGGCGGTCCACGGGAAGCTGATGCAACGCCTCTCGCAAGCCCAGCCGCTCGCGCTCTTGTGGGACTACTACTTCGCCACGCCGCGCGAGGGTGATGATGAGGTGCTCGCTGCGGGTGCCAATGCCCTGACCCGCGCCGGCGTTCCCGTAATTTTCGCCGCGGCGCAATACGACGGTGCGGGTCGACCGGTGCTGAGCCCGATCCTGCTGGCGCATCTCGAACAGCCACCCCGCAACGGGAGCATCGTCGCTCGCGACATGAAGGAGCGACAGTCTCAGTTCGTGCTGGCTTCGCGCCGCGCGGATGGAAGGGTCATCCCCCATGTCGCTCTGACCGCATACGCCGCGGTTCGCGAGCCGGCGTGTCGCCTGGAGATTGAGTGGTCGGAGGAACGTTCCCGGCAGTTGGAACTGCTCTACCGCGCCGAACCCAACCTCTACCTTCGCGAGCGGGACATTCTCGAGGCGGAGATTCCCGTCCAGACCTTCAAGGGCAAGCAGGCGGTTCAAGCGGGCGACATAATCGCCTACGCGTCATTTCCGCTGAGCCCGCCCCGATACTGGCAGGATCGCGTCATTCCCTATGAAATGCTGCTCGGCGTGGAAAGTGACGCGCTTGCGGCACTGGTCAATAATCGTGCCGTGCTGATCGCCGACTTTCGTGCGTCCAGGCCGGGTTTTCCTGCCGATCGGCACACGGTCTACGATGAAGGGGAATGGAAGGCCGAAGTGCCGGGCGGCACGCTCCTGGCCGACTTCCTGGCCGGACTGCTCGGCCGGCCGGCGCTTCGCACGGCATTTCCGCTGCCGTGGATGTCGCTGGCGCTGGTGATCCTTGCTGCTCTCGCGGGCTGCTTCTGTGCCGTAACGGTGGCACGGTCAACTCGTGGATCACGCATCGCCTTTCGGCGACTGACCGTCTCCGCCGCTCTCGTGGGCGCGGTGGCAGGACTACTGCTCGCCGGCGCTTCGCAAAGCAGCTTTACCGTCCAGCTCGCACTGGCGACGGCGTCACTCAGCCTGGCCATGCTGTTGGCGATGGGCGTCGAGTTCGCCCGCAACCGGCACCGGCTTCCCGTCGCGCCCGCCCTCGCGGACGGACACATGCTTGGCACGGCCGCGGATACGCTCTCGCTCAACCGGCCGCGAGCGACAGCCCCGCCATCAGGCCCATGA
- a CDS encoding DUF4430 domain-containing protein has protein sequence MTRRTFFGLLAVAGFMLCSTGASPAAIDQEKKVRLIIDYNNGVSKHYELPWASGMTVLDALKAAELSKPGIVLKYKGSGGTAFVEEIDGFRNEGTGTTGKNWLYWVNDQFGDQSCGKFTLNPSDVATWRFDVWKGKGEDAK, from the coding sequence GTGACCAGACGTACGTTCTTTGGACTTCTTGCAGTGGCGGGATTCATGCTCTGCTCGACGGGCGCCTCGCCGGCCGCCATTGATCAGGAGAAGAAGGTCCGCCTGATCATTGATTACAACAACGGCGTGTCGAAGCACTATGAATTGCCGTGGGCATCGGGCATGACGGTGCTGGACGCGCTTAAAGCGGCGGAGTTGAGCAAGCCGGGAATCGTGCTGAAGTACAAGGGCAGCGGAGGCACGGCGTTCGTGGAGGAGATTGACGGCTTCCGGAACGAAGGTACCGGTACAACGGGAAAGAACTGGCTCTACTGGGTGAACGATCAGTTCGGTGACCAAAGCTGCGGCAAGTTTACGCTGAATCCATCAGACGTGGCTACGTGGCGGTTCGATGTCTGGAAAGGCAAGGGAGAGGACGCGAAATGA
- the ribD gene encoding bifunctional diaminohydroxyphosphoribosylaminopyrimidine deaminase/5-amino-6-(5-phosphoribosylamino)uracil reductase RibD: MRRALALARRGQGRVEPNPMVGCVIARRERIVGEGYHRRFGGPHAEVEAFRRCEGSSRGATIVVTLEPCTVFGKTPPCVDAVIASGVSRVVVGARDPNPAVDGRGVARLREAGIEVTEGVLGDEAAELIAPFATRMRSRRPYVIAKWAQSLDGKLATSRGDSKWISSEASRRMVHKLRARVDAVVVGSGTVLRDDPLLTARDVPVRRKALRAVLDRRLRIKEKCQIVDTASIAPTSVFTSKSLAQSAKADRLRGHGVEVVGLDGAAAGTFIRGFLKALYARKATNVLVEGGPTILTAFFAARCVDEAWVFTAPRLIGGENAPSAILGGGAVRVDGAIVPRVIEVRRVGDDVFHRLRVTHESGPRRSASPQRR, translated from the coding sequence ATGCGGCGGGCCCTTGCACTGGCCCGGCGCGGGCAGGGCCGGGTGGAACCCAACCCCATGGTCGGTTGCGTGATTGCGCGCCGCGAGCGGATCGTGGGCGAGGGGTACCATCGGCGATTCGGTGGTCCGCACGCGGAGGTGGAGGCTTTTCGACGCTGCGAGGGGAGTTCGCGCGGGGCGACGATCGTTGTCACGCTGGAGCCGTGCACGGTTTTCGGAAAAACGCCGCCCTGCGTGGATGCGGTCATCGCCTCGGGCGTGTCGCGCGTGGTCGTGGGCGCCCGGGATCCCAATCCGGCGGTCGACGGGCGGGGCGTAGCAAGGCTTCGCGAAGCGGGGATCGAGGTAACCGAGGGCGTTCTGGGCGACGAAGCGGCAGAGCTGATCGCTCCATTCGCGACGCGAATGAGGTCGCGGCGTCCTTACGTGATCGCCAAGTGGGCGCAGAGCCTGGACGGGAAGCTGGCTACGTCGCGGGGAGATTCCAAATGGATCTCGAGCGAAGCGTCGCGGAGAATGGTGCACAAACTGCGCGCCCGCGTGGATGCCGTGGTGGTGGGCTCGGGAACGGTGTTGCGCGACGATCCGCTCCTGACGGCCCGCGACGTCCCGGTGCGGCGCAAGGCACTTCGGGCGGTCCTCGATCGACGGCTGCGAATCAAGGAAAAGTGCCAGATCGTTGACACTGCATCGATTGCACCGACGTCGGTGTTCACGTCGAAAAGCCTGGCGCAATCGGCCAAGGCCGATCGCCTGCGAGGGCACGGTGTTGAGGTGGTCGGGCTGGATGGGGCTGCGGCCGGCACGTTCATACGCGGGTTTCTCAAGGCGCTGTACGCCCGGAAGGCGACGAACGTGCTTGTGGAGGGCGGACCGACGATATTGACGGCGTTCTTCGCGGCGCGATGCGTGGACGAGGCGTGGGTGTTCACGGCGCCGCGGCTGATTGGCGGCGAGAACGCGCCGAGTGCGATTCTGGGCGGTGGTGCGGTGCGGGTGGACGGGGCGATCGTGCCGCGCGTGATTGAAGTCCGCCGGGTGGGGGACGATGTCTTTCATCGGCTGCGGGTGACGCACGAATCCGGGCCGCGGCGAAGCGCTTCGCCGCAGCGCCGGTGA
- a CDS encoding signal peptidase II, translated as MAESPQSKATTRNAEVRPAWSDVGAHLRFWIAAVSLLALDLFSKWWVFSTLKPDEVRTLIPGTLELRRSLNDGAVFGSFSGYTGVFVVASIFALAFVVYLFLASARNQRLLQICLGMILAGACGNLYDRLAVQADVVRVNRGGQLRTVMIGQVLSEPGAERVQVGHWPEGDRLPPRTFDREDVVLSRQGVVRDFLKFVPSFPQWVPRVGGREVWPWVFNVADAALVCGVILLVGTSLFDRRGHQAG; from the coding sequence ATGGCCGAATCACCCCAATCGAAGGCAACCACACGGAATGCTGAGGTCCGGCCGGCCTGGTCGGACGTCGGAGCACACCTGCGTTTCTGGATCGCAGCGGTAAGTCTTCTCGCGCTCGATCTCTTTTCCAAATGGTGGGTATTCAGCACGCTCAAGCCGGACGAGGTGCGAACGCTGATACCGGGGACGCTGGAGCTGCGCCGATCGCTGAACGACGGGGCCGTTTTCGGATCGTTCAGCGGTTACACGGGCGTGTTCGTGGTGGCGTCAATTTTCGCGCTGGCGTTCGTGGTCTACCTGTTCCTGGCGTCGGCGCGAAACCAGCGGTTGTTGCAGATCTGCCTGGGAATGATCCTCGCCGGGGCCTGCGGGAATCTCTACGATCGCCTGGCGGTCCAGGCCGACGTCGTTCGGGTCAATCGGGGCGGCCAGTTGCGGACGGTCATGATCGGCCAAGTTCTGAGCGAGCCCGGCGCGGAGCGGGTCCAGGTGGGTCACTGGCCGGAGGGCGATCGGCTCCCCCCGCGGACGTTCGATCGAGAGGATGTCGTGTTGTCGCGCCAGGGTGTGGTGCGGGATTTTCTGAAATTCGTTCCGTCGTTTCCGCAGTGGGTCCCGCGGGTCGGTGGGCGCGAGGTCTGGCCGTGGGTGTTCAACGTGGCCGACGCGGCGCTGGTTTGCGGAGTGATTCTGCTGGTGGGCACGTCGCTTTTTGATCGGCGCGGGCACCAGGCCGGGTGA
- a CDS encoding TraR/DksA family transcriptional regulator, which produces MAKAKRKNTSKGRGTTAKDSGKTPRSSGKSSKKVAKPATASASKKASGKTAKTTGKKAVKKKAVARTVGRSPSKPPERKASGKRSVAKGGPANEADSKLREITQPEADGSKKKRKKSGSAGARQSEARKKSDLPPATAVDPVQFPEERKPMPKSPLSAKQLRDFRLQLLDLRTQIVGDVNAQFERRGENGSGEQSSMPVHMADLGSDNWEHEFNLGLLANEQERLREIDEALRRIDQKTFGICLATHKPIGLARLQAKPWAKYCIEYARAREEGRMR; this is translated from the coding sequence GTGGCAAAAGCGAAGCGAAAGAACACTTCAAAAGGCCGCGGGACGACCGCCAAGGATTCCGGGAAGACGCCCCGATCCTCCGGGAAGAGCAGCAAGAAAGTGGCCAAGCCGGCGACGGCTTCGGCTTCAAAAAAGGCGAGCGGCAAGACGGCCAAGACCACCGGAAAGAAAGCGGTGAAGAAGAAAGCCGTGGCTCGAACCGTGGGCCGGTCGCCGTCCAAGCCGCCCGAGCGAAAGGCGAGCGGCAAGCGGTCGGTCGCGAAAGGCGGCCCGGCAAACGAGGCGGATTCGAAGCTCCGGGAGATCACCCAACCCGAAGCGGATGGGTCGAAGAAGAAGCGGAAAAAAAGCGGATCGGCCGGAGCGCGCCAATCTGAAGCGCGCAAGAAGTCCGATCTTCCGCCAGCCACGGCGGTTGATCCGGTGCAGTTTCCGGAAGAGCGCAAGCCGATGCCCAAATCGCCGCTTTCGGCCAAGCAGCTGCGCGATTTCCGTCTGCAGTTGCTCGACCTTCGCACCCAGATCGTCGGGGACGTCAATGCGCAGTTCGAGCGCCGGGGGGAGAACGGCTCCGGCGAGCAGTCCTCCATGCCGGTCCACATGGCCGATCTGGGCAGCGACAACTGGGAGCACGAATTCAACCTGGGACTGCTGGCCAACGAGCAGGAGCGACTTCGGGAAATTGACGAGGCATTGCGACGAATCGACCAGAAGACTTTTGGCATTTGTCTGGCGACACACAAGCCGATCGGTCTGGCCCGACTTCAAGCCAAGCCGTGGGCGAAGTACTGCATAGAGTATGCGCGCGCCCGTGAAGAGGGGCGAATGCGCTAA
- a CDS encoding tetratricopeptide repeat protein, translated as MTGTLAAIDQTIDAGQLDEARKALKGVPEDEANRADVLFLKGRLLEADHNRESAWQQYQLVLDLDPGHVPACFRAGLLADQAGDDDTALDLFERCLEEQPAHVNALLNLAIIYEERGQLRNAESCLRRVLAEYPEHHRARQFLKSVESSYTMVYDEQRRRDSEQRHAILDQPISDFELSVRSRNCLRQMNIRTLGDLLKVSESELLSYKNFGETSLTEIKSLLTQKGLSLGQTLTTVPAKPAVRATAPFTGDNAVVLNKPVTDLELSVRSRKCLQWLGVNTLGELVTHSEAELMAIKNFGQTSLNEIRNQLAQHGLSFRPSR; from the coding sequence ATGACGGGAACGCTTGCGGCGATCGACCAGACAATTGACGCGGGACAACTCGACGAGGCGCGGAAGGCACTGAAGGGCGTGCCGGAAGACGAGGCCAACCGGGCCGACGTCCTTTTTCTCAAAGGGCGGCTACTCGAGGCCGACCACAACCGGGAAAGCGCCTGGCAGCAGTATCAGTTGGTGCTGGATCTGGATCCCGGCCACGTACCGGCCTGCTTTCGCGCTGGGCTTCTGGCGGACCAGGCCGGCGACGACGATACCGCCCTCGACCTCTTCGAGCGGTGCCTCGAAGAACAGCCCGCCCATGTCAACGCGCTGTTGAATCTCGCCATCATTTATGAGGAGCGTGGACAGCTTCGCAATGCGGAGTCCTGCCTGCGCCGCGTGCTCGCCGAGTACCCCGAACACCATCGCGCCCGCCAGTTCCTCAAGTCGGTCGAGAGTTCGTACACCATGGTGTACGACGAGCAGCGCCGTCGGGATTCCGAACAGCGCCATGCCATTCTCGACCAGCCCATCAGCGATTTCGAGCTCAGCGTCCGCAGCCGCAACTGCCTGCGGCAAATGAACATCCGCACACTGGGGGACTTGCTCAAGGTCAGCGAGTCGGAGCTGCTTTCCTACAAGAACTTCGGCGAAACCTCTCTCACCGAAATCAAGAGCCTCCTTACCCAGAAGGGCTTGTCCCTGGGGCAGACGCTCACCACCGTGCCCGCCAAGCCCGCCGTGCGCGCCACGGCACCCTTTACCGGCGACAACGCCGTCGTGCTCAACAAGCCCGTCACCGACCTGGAACTTTCCGTCCGTTCGCGAAAGTGTCTCCAGTGGCTCGGCGTCAATACCTTGGGCGAACTCGTCACCCACAGCGAGGCCGAGCTCATGGCCATCAAGAACTTCGGGCAAACCTCGCTGAACGAAATCAGGAACCAGCTCGCCCAGCACGGGCTGAGCTTCAGACCGTCGCGATGA
- a CDS encoding SpoIID/LytB domain-containing protein, with translation MLAVALTASPLLCAREIIDADLEGATALGLVPIRPVRVQLARDIQAVRLACNTPCEIRFDGAKLASPESLPDGPVVLQVGQPGSIRIKADNPLCDGLTAFETTFQSPPGGKLRVETSADGMEWSPPAYYAGLLRVSAQQDPAGLSVVNEVDVERYVASVVAHEVWPTFHEQALQAQAVIARSFVIDQMLRRRDEPWDLVASQQAQVYGGLRSDPLGRRALRAALSTRGLVCTWNDGRRERIFPTYYSSACGGRTQSAAIFGPESDIPPLAGGIPCDYCRIAPEGVYRWGPVHIPRDEAYRRLAARHPELASLGGIEGLEVVEREPGGRPTRIAITGPSGETRELSAENFRLAVGSRAMPSTACDITMTPKEIVLENGKGTGHGLGLCQWGMEGQARLGRAAADILRYYYPGVHLTRVY, from the coding sequence ATGCTGGCCGTGGCCCTGACGGCTTCACCACTGCTTTGCGCTCGCGAGATCATCGACGCCGACCTGGAGGGCGCGACGGCCCTGGGACTCGTCCCCATCCGTCCCGTCCGCGTTCAACTCGCCCGGGATATTCAGGCCGTCCGCCTCGCCTGCAACACGCCTTGCGAAATCCGCTTCGACGGCGCGAAACTCGCTTCGCCGGAGTCCCTGCCCGACGGCCCCGTTGTCCTGCAAGTCGGCCAGCCCGGCTCGATTCGGATTAAAGCAGACAACCCGCTATGCGACGGGCTGACCGCTTTCGAAACGACGTTCCAATCCCCTCCCGGCGGAAAGCTCCGCGTTGAGACGAGCGCCGACGGGATGGAGTGGTCTCCGCCCGCCTATTACGCCGGCTTGCTCCGCGTATCCGCTCAACAGGACCCGGCGGGACTTTCCGTCGTCAACGAGGTCGATGTCGAGCGTTATGTCGCCTCGGTGGTGGCCCACGAAGTCTGGCCGACTTTTCACGAACAGGCCCTGCAAGCCCAGGCCGTCATCGCCCGCAGCTTCGTTATCGATCAGATGCTCCGCCGCCGCGACGAGCCGTGGGATCTCGTCGCTTCGCAACAGGCACAGGTCTACGGCGGGTTACGCTCCGACCCCTTGGGCCGGCGAGCCCTCCGCGCCGCCCTTTCCACGCGCGGACTCGTGTGCACGTGGAACGACGGCCGGCGGGAACGTATCTTCCCCACGTACTACTCCTCGGCCTGCGGCGGACGAACCCAGTCGGCCGCCATCTTCGGACCCGAAAGTGACATTCCCCCCCTCGCGGGCGGGATTCCCTGTGACTACTGCCGCATCGCCCCGGAAGGCGTCTACCGCTGGGGACCCGTTCACATACCCCGTGACGAAGCCTATCGACGCCTCGCCGCCCGCCACCCCGAGCTCGCCTCCCTCGGCGGCATCGAGGGACTCGAAGTTGTTGAACGCGAACCCGGCGGTCGCCCCACGCGCATCGCCATCACCGGCCCGTCCGGCGAAACGCGCGAGCTCTCCGCCGAGAACTTCCGCCTTGCCGTGGGCTCGCGCGCCATGCCCAGCACGGCTTGTGACATCACGATGACACCAAAGGAAATCGTACTCGAGAACGGCAAGGGTACCGGCCACGGGCTCGGTCTGTGCCAATGGGGCATGGAAGGCCAGGCTCGCCTCGGACGCGCCGCCGCCGACATCCTCCGCTACTATTACCCCGGCGTGCACCTGACGCGCGTTTATTGA
- a CDS encoding plasma-membrane proton-efflux P-type ATPase, translated as MPAAHTDSGSSPPPLSGESPEQFDRGGLSGEEAAARLAQYGPNAIEEERQSLLLKFLGYFWGPIPWMIEAAAVLSGIVQHWVDLIIILTMLVFNAVVGFWQEYQAANALEALKAGLALVARVLRDGRWQQCPARDLVPGDVVRVRAGDIIPADVRLVEGDYLSVDQSALTGESLPVDKQVGDAAYSGSIAKQGEVVAVVTGTGANTKFARAAKLVEQAGAVSHFQKAVLTIGDYLIYISLGLAAVLVFAQLLRGDSFLSVFQFVLILVVAAIPVAMPAVLSVTMALGAVALSRMKAIVTRLQSIEEIAGIDVLCSDKTGTLTQNKLTLGEPAVFAGAGKQDLILAAALASKEENRDAIDEAVLGGLENPESLRGFQPVNFTPFDPKSKRTEATVQDPAGKTIRASKGAPQVIFQLCRLGEPELSDAEKRVDEFAAKGHRTLGVARADGDGPWHFLGLLPLFDPPREDSADMIKRAGEHGIDVKMVTGDNLAIAREIAGSLGMKARIVRADEAFSDGGQAEQISPELAEKIEQAEGFAQVYPEHKFYIVKALQQRGHLVAMTGDGVNDAPALKQAEVGIAVSGATNAAQAASSLVLTAPGLSVIIQAVEEARRIFERMNSYAIYRITETIRIMFFVVVAMLVFNVYPITTVMIILLALLNDVPILTIAYDNTRLDPRPVRWNMRRVLTLSTVLGLVGVIQSFLLVLLGQLWLELDVPQLQSLVFLKLAIAGHLTLFVVRTERPFYTRPRPAPLLWLAILGTKIVAILIAGFGLIMARLPWIYIGGVVVYCLLWVFINDWVKLHVYRHLGLTGKRHRRFLDRTRQPLHAGVDQA; from the coding sequence ATGCCTGCGGCACACACGGATTCAGGATCGAGCCCACCGCCGTTGTCGGGTGAATCTCCGGAGCAATTCGATCGTGGCGGCCTGAGCGGAGAGGAGGCCGCAGCACGGCTCGCCCAGTACGGGCCCAACGCCATCGAGGAGGAACGGCAGAGTCTGCTCTTGAAATTCCTGGGCTACTTCTGGGGACCGATCCCGTGGATGATCGAGGCGGCGGCGGTGCTCTCGGGCATCGTACAGCACTGGGTGGATCTGATCATTATCCTGACCATGCTGGTGTTCAACGCCGTGGTCGGTTTCTGGCAGGAATACCAGGCGGCCAACGCACTGGAGGCGCTCAAGGCCGGGTTGGCGCTGGTGGCCCGCGTATTGCGGGATGGTCGCTGGCAGCAATGTCCGGCGCGTGACCTGGTACCCGGGGATGTCGTGCGTGTGCGGGCCGGTGACATCATTCCCGCCGACGTCAGACTTGTCGAAGGCGATTACCTGAGTGTCGATCAGTCCGCGCTCACGGGTGAGTCGCTCCCGGTCGACAAGCAGGTCGGTGACGCGGCGTACTCCGGCTCGATCGCCAAGCAGGGCGAAGTGGTTGCCGTGGTGACCGGAACCGGGGCGAACACGAAGTTCGCCCGAGCGGCGAAGCTTGTCGAGCAGGCAGGAGCGGTCTCGCACTTTCAGAAGGCCGTGCTGACCATCGGCGACTACCTCATCTACATCAGCCTGGGGCTGGCAGCGGTGCTCGTCTTCGCGCAACTCCTGCGAGGAGATTCGTTCCTTTCCGTATTTCAGTTCGTGTTGATCCTGGTCGTGGCGGCGATTCCGGTTGCCATGCCTGCGGTGTTATCGGTGACCATGGCGCTGGGAGCGGTGGCGCTTTCGCGCATGAAGGCGATCGTCACACGGCTTCAGTCAATTGAGGAAATTGCCGGAATCGATGTACTTTGCTCCGACAAGACCGGCACGCTAACGCAGAACAAGCTCACGCTGGGCGAGCCGGCGGTGTTCGCCGGCGCCGGTAAGCAGGACCTCATTCTGGCGGCGGCGCTCGCTTCCAAGGAAGAGAACCGCGACGCCATCGACGAAGCGGTTCTCGGCGGTCTCGAGAACCCGGAATCGCTGCGGGGGTTTCAGCCCGTAAATTTCACCCCATTCGATCCGAAATCCAAACGCACGGAGGCCACCGTGCAAGACCCGGCGGGAAAGACCATCCGGGCGAGCAAGGGGGCACCGCAGGTGATCTTCCAACTCTGCCGGCTTGGCGAGCCGGAATTGTCCGATGCGGAGAAGCGTGTCGATGAGTTCGCCGCCAAGGGGCACCGTACGCTGGGCGTCGCCCGCGCCGATGGCGATGGACCCTGGCACTTCCTGGGACTTCTTCCCCTCTTCGACCCGCCGCGCGAAGACTCCGCCGACATGATCAAACGCGCGGGCGAACACGGGATCGACGTGAAGATGGTCACCGGCGATAACCTGGCTATCGCCCGGGAGATCGCCGGATCGCTGGGCATGAAAGCCAGGATCGTGCGGGCGGATGAGGCGTTCTCCGACGGGGGCCAAGCCGAGCAGATCAGTCCGGAGCTGGCCGAGAAGATCGAGCAGGCCGAAGGCTTCGCCCAGGTTTATCCCGAGCACAAATTCTACATCGTGAAGGCGCTCCAACAGCGCGGTCACCTGGTGGCCATGACCGGCGACGGCGTCAATGACGCGCCGGCACTCAAGCAGGCCGAAGTGGGAATAGCGGTTTCCGGCGCCACCAATGCGGCTCAAGCCGCTTCGTCGCTGGTTCTAACCGCCCCGGGCCTTTCGGTAATTATCCAGGCTGTGGAGGAAGCTCGCCGCATATTCGAGCGGATGAACAGCTACGCCATTTACCGCATCACCGAGACGATTCGGATCATGTTCTTCGTCGTGGTCGCGATGCTGGTCTTCAACGTCTATCCGATCACGACCGTCATGATCATCCTCCTGGCGCTGCTCAACGACGTGCCGATCCTGACAATCGCGTACGACAATACGCGCCTCGACCCCCGTCCGGTGCGCTGGAACATGCGGCGGGTGCTGACACTTTCGACGGTGCTCGGACTGGTCGGCGTGATACAGAGTTTCCTGCTGGTGCTGCTCGGCCAGCTTTGGCTGGAGCTCGATGTGCCGCAGCTGCAATCGCTGGTGTTTCTCAAGCTGGCCATTGCAGGACATCTGACGCTCTTCGTCGTACGTACGGAGCGTCCGTTCTACACGCGGCCGCGCCCCGCGCCACTGCTCTGGCTGGCGATTCTTGGCACGAAAATCGTCGCCATCCTGATTGCGGGGTTCGGCCTGATCATGGCGCGCCTGCCCTGGATATACATCGGCGGCGTCGTGGTGTATTGCCTGTTGTGGGTGTTCATCAACGACTGGGTGAAGCTGCACGTGTACCGGCACCTGGGTCTGACGGGCAAGCGACATCGGCGGTTTCTGGACCGGACGCGCCAACCGCTTCATGCAGGCGTTGACCAGGCTTGA